One region of Salvia miltiorrhiza cultivar Shanhuang (shh) chromosome 3, IMPLAD_Smil_shh, whole genome shotgun sequence genomic DNA includes:
- the LOC131015004 gene encoding uncharacterized protein LOC131015004: MNSRRLSISSGKSSHESSKCGKLGLLLRMGGDLGIFIIDLSDTYTDDEFVIFEEEKFVVARPNIRIPCRELYGARFCVIGSSLYILCVCEQSMNRGHPLKVYSVDLSPTLLKPPLSEIILEKDVLKEEPARLSPKQFPAVVPYGKRVVLFSTLISFCDWDVEGVGRAIDFEVYNPTNGDSIELPLLCICCGTPERGHMSWQDQLLPPVYRLGEHVKFTPKHNPENWKCYRDFRITSFGLYEKELIVKTDFGTMFRLNIEEFPVYGGWKLCEDLEFIDDYAWNFVIPDGICVNPYGISSVIPRKWIDFPISSMPGFTLGPRSSVSVTLPEHYPRLTCSLIIAQLAAEYSGMEYDIGRCRLFWTLDILNVDLVKFRYDDDGDGQQHKRIKSFKDDESHETVRRIKTLKFCLNNRVVADCSWIVSMFCL; encoded by the coding sequence ATGAATAGCCGCCGACTATCAATTTCTTCAGGAAAAAGCAGTCACGAGTCATCGAAATGTGGAAAGCTGGGCTTGTTGTTGCGTATGGGTGGTGATTTGGGTATTTTCATCATCGATTTGTCCGATACGTATACGGATGATGAATTTGTCATATTCGAGGAAGAAAAGTTTGTTGTGGCGCGGCCTAATATACGAATTCCTTGCAGAGAATTGTATGGCGCCCGATTCTGTGTAATTGGATCTAGTCTTTACATCTTGTGCGTTTGCGAACAGTCAATGAATCGAGGCCACCCATTGAAGGTATACAGCGTTGACCTATCACCAACGCTTTTGAAGCCGCCGCTTTCGGAAATCATATTGGAAAAGGATGTGCTTAAGGAAGAACCTGCACGGCTTAGCCCCAAACAATTCCCTGCAGTTGTTCCTTACGGTAAACGCGTTGTGTTATTTTCTACTCTTATTAGCTTTTGTGATTGGGATGTCGAAGGTGTAGGTAGGGCAATTGATTTTGAGGTTTACAATCCCACTAATGGTGATTCTATTGAACTCCCTCTATTGTGTATCTGCTGTGGCACGCCTGAGCGTGGACATATGAGTTGGCAAGATCAGTTGTTGCCGCCTGTGTACCGATTGGGGGAACATGTCAAATTCACTCCTAAACACAACCCTGAAAATTGGAAATGTTATCGTGACTTTCGTATAACATCATTTGGTTTGTACGAAAAAGAATTGATTGTTAAGACCGACTTTGGCACAATGTTTCGTCTCAATATCGAAGAATTTCCAGTTTACGGTGGGTGGAAATTATGTGAAGACTTAGAGTTTATTGATGATTATGCTTGGAATTTTGTGATTCCAGATGGGATATGTGTGAATCCTTATGGTATTAGTAGTGTCATACCTAGAAAATGGATTGATTTTCCTATTTCATCCATGCCTGGCTTTACACTTGGACCGCGATCTTCAGTTTCTGTTACCCTACCGGAGCATTATCCAAGATTAACATGCTCACTCATTATTGCCCAATTAGCAGCAGAATACTCGGGAATGGAATATGACATTGGGCGTTGTAGGTTGTTTTGGACTCTGGATATCTTGAATGTAGACTTGGTCAAGTTTCGGTACGATGATGATGGAGACGGCCAACAACACAAGCGCATTAAGAGTTTCAAAGATGATGAAAGCCATGAAACTGTTAGGAGGATCAAGACTTTGAAATTTTGTCTCAATAACCGAGTCGTCGCCGATTGTTCTTGGATTgtttcaatgttttgtttgtGA
- the LOC131015007 gene encoding glutamate receptor 2.7-like — MKLEAPMVAVFPLLVCILLMNTFSMNFTTAQSTPFPARVGVVVDMDSDVGKMRLSCIEMAISDYYTRHGYYQTKLVLDKRDVVGAAAAAVVNHISYLNVQCNLEIHDEIVARSDRKKADTYDELLYAVHQGKFDAAVGDVTILANRSQYVNFTLPYTEAGISSNKTKNACVLLKPQPLTWKLWLICFCSFIFMGFLIWILELWINEDFRGPLWHQVGTIFLFASSTKLISNLSRLLLIIWLLVVLILTLSYAASLTSILTVVQELQPTITDVNELIRNKENVCYRNGSFVFGAFEKYEL, encoded by the exons ATGAAGTTGGAGGCTCCAATGGTAGCCGTTTTTCCTCTTCTTGTTTGTATTCTCTTGATGAATACCTTCTCCATGAATTTCACCACAGCACAGAGCACACCTTTCCCTGCCAGAGTTGGAGTGGTGGTAGACATGGACAGTGACGTCGGCAAAATGAGGTTGAGCTGCATCGAAATGGCAATCTCGGATTACTACACCAGACATGGCTACTACCAGACTAAGCTGGTTCTCGACAAGAGAGATGTTGTCGGGGCAGCTGCAGCAG CTGTGGTAAACCACATTTCCTATCTTAATGTCCAATGCAATCTGGAAATTCATGATGAGATTGTTGCTAGATCTGACCGCAAGAAAGCCGACACTTACGATGAGTTGCTCTATGCAGTACACCAAGGA AAATTTGATGCTGCAGTTGGAGATGTAACTATCTTAGCAAATAGGTCACAGTATGTCAACTTCACCCTGCCTTATACAGAGGCTGGTATTTCAAGCAACAAAACCAAAAACGCATGTGTATTATTAAAGCCACAGCCACTGACATGGAAACTTTGGTTGATATGCTTTTGCTCATTTATTTTCATGGGCTTCCTTATTTGGATTCTTGAACTTTGGATCAATGAAGATTTCAGGGGCCCTCTTTGGCATCAAGTAGGCACAATCTTCTTGTTTGCCTCCTCAACAA AGCTGATAAGCAACTTGTCTAGGCTTCTGCTGATTATATGGTTACTGGTGGTTCTGATACTAACGCTAAGCTACGCAGCTAGTCTTACTTCCATCTTGACAGTCGTCCAAGAGCTGCAACCCACCATCACAGATGTCAATGAGCTTATAAGAAACAAAGAAAATGTGTGCTACCGGAATGGATCATTTGTTTTTGGGGCTTTTGAAAAGTATGAACTTTGA
- the LOC131015010 gene encoding peptidyl-prolyl cis-trans isomerase FKBP13, chloroplastic, producing MSSLPFSIGIYNPARTHRFESLTRGIVQSSALKLNQNNTISPPLSRRAAVGIGFCFSLLQFLHPRTDAAAAESAADPCEFTEAPSGLAYCDKAIGTGPQPAKGQLIKAHYIGRLADGKVFDSSYNRGKPLAFRVGVGEVIKGWDDGILGGEGIPPMLPGGKRKLRIPPALGYGMRGAGCKGGSCIIPPDSVLLFDVEFIGKV from the exons ATGAGCTCCCTTCCATTTTCAATCGGAATTTACAATCCCGCTCGTACTCATAGATTCGAATCTCTCACCAGAGGGATAGTTCAATCCTCTGCTCTCAAATTGAATCAAAACAACACAATTTCACCTCCATTGAGCAGAAGAGCAGCTGTCGGCATTGGCTTCTGCTTCAGCCTTCTTCAATTTCTTCATCCGCGGACGGATGCCGCCGCGGCAGAGAGCGCCGCCGATCCATGTGAGTTCACGGAAGCTCCTTCAGGGCTCGCTTACTGTGACAAGGCTATCGGGACCGGACCTCAGCCTGCTAAAGGCCAGCTCATTAAG GCGCATTATATAGGTAGATTGGCAGATGGGAAGGTGTTTGATAGTAGTTACAACAGGGGAAAGCCTCTCGCGTTTCGCGTTGGAGTTGGTGAG GTGATAAAAGGATGGGATGATGGAATTCTAGGTGGAGAAGGAATTCCACCTATGCTACCTG GAGGAAAACGCAAGCTGAGAATCCCTCCAGCATTGGGCTATGGCATGAGGGGAGCAGGCTGCAAAGGAG GATCTTGCATTATTCCACCAGATTCAGTTCTTTTGTTCGATGTGGAGTTCATTGGAAAGGTTTAA